A single region of the Streptomyces virginiae genome encodes:
- a CDS encoding nitrate- and nitrite sensing domain-containing protein: MQGRFKRDGSAAAEQEPRGGTDRGSSPQHAQNRGPAVEGAGPDTSAAVKAKGRGKSVKARVKAKAAPAGPAGPAEQDVAIPKAPSGPGSRLAMQNWRISTRLVSLLTLPVVAATTLGGFRINDSLNDIAQLEHMQLLTTMTRQATNLAAMLQEERDLSAGPLSLSKGRTTSQVDVVRQQTDTAAKAFAAATDKVDSTGEKDDTLRSIRNNVLQIGRQLTNIETIRTRAYVNGAQQTVSEYNAVIVSLLSLSQDMAQATSNPEMIKRTRALAAFSAAKEYASIQRAIIAASLPDTNERQGELKENDRLYALSAQKGEQQAKTTFGLVYQGRTEELLAGLGDSNSEISTADGYSRRVLASQDAFLREKNRSWLDWYDADGTKLQAMKVIELTLLEEMEQKARELKNEAQQDAIINGALILLVLGVSLVGAFVMARSMIRSLRRLQDTATRVAQDRLPELVKQLSESDPQDVDTTVESVGLHTRDEIGQVAAAFDDVHREAVRLAAEQALLRGNVNAMFTNLSRRSQGLIQRQLSLISELESREADPDQLSSLFKLDHLATRMRRNGENLLVLAGEEPGRRWTRPVPLVDVLRAAASEVEQYERVELASVPGTDVAGRVVNDLVHVLAELLENATSFSSPQTKVKVTGHALPDGRVLVEIHDTGIGLSPEDLAAINERLASPPTVDVSVSRRMGLFVVGRLSLRHGIRIQLRPSDSGGTTALVMLPVDVAQGGKKPAPMPGQGGQGGPGGAPGAPGAQGAVGGAPARPSVGSGPQRGQVAGGGQRAALPGRDGGAGQRPQGPQGGRPQQGGPGAPGGRPQQGPTTAGQGQGAFGSGAPLPARGPVASAGFGGGPQARPASGPTGYPQGNGFERPQQQPQQAQQQPQQPTAPAPPAPNGPRPQLPPRGGAPRAELPGPQATSWGSDQARGHDELSGPGSTAEFARPDFNAPMPQADGGNSTTGQFERPDVRGPMNPSTTGQFERPGYQPQRPGGPGVGGHAPQQPQAQAPQAGNGYAPAPAARPETPRLPQAHRPEALPPAPSSGDARSPIFDTLESNWFREEGQQPPAQGPATTIPQQGQQSAPAAPAPQQQPLPKRGQEQAAESATTATGTTPTVSWRSSPNDELMRQAERVRQPAAGGITTSGLPRRVPRANLVAGTAQQQAEAQAGPQVSRAPDDVRGRLTNLRRGIQQGRQAGNNGPATGSYHIDPTYQQER; encoded by the coding sequence GTGCAGGGACGATTCAAGAGGGATGGCAGCGCTGCGGCGGAGCAGGAGCCGCGCGGCGGGACCGACCGTGGCTCCTCGCCCCAGCACGCCCAGAACCGCGGGCCGGCTGTCGAAGGCGCAGGCCCCGACACCTCCGCCGCGGTGAAGGCGAAGGGCCGTGGGAAGTCCGTGAAGGCCAGGGTCAAGGCGAAAGCCGCACCCGCCGGGCCTGCCGGACCGGCTGAGCAGGACGTGGCGATACCGAAGGCCCCCAGCGGGCCCGGTTCTCGTCTCGCCATGCAGAACTGGCGCATCAGCACGCGACTGGTGTCGCTGCTGACCCTGCCGGTCGTCGCCGCCACCACGCTCGGTGGTTTCCGTATCAACGACTCGCTCAACGACATCGCGCAGCTGGAGCACATGCAGCTGCTGACGACGATGACGCGACAGGCCACCAACCTGGCCGCCATGCTCCAGGAGGAGCGCGACCTCTCCGCGGGTCCGCTCTCCCTCTCCAAGGGCAGGACCACCAGCCAGGTCGACGTCGTCCGTCAGCAGACGGACACCGCCGCCAAGGCCTTCGCCGCCGCGACCGACAAGGTCGACAGCACGGGCGAGAAGGACGACACCCTCCGGTCGATCCGTAACAACGTCCTGCAGATCGGTCGCCAGCTCACCAACATCGAGACGATCCGCACCCGGGCCTACGTCAACGGCGCCCAGCAGACCGTCTCCGAGTACAACGCTGTCATCGTCTCGCTGCTCTCGCTCTCCCAGGACATGGCGCAGGCCACCTCCAACCCGGAGATGATCAAGCGTACCCGTGCCCTGGCCGCGTTCTCCGCCGCCAAGGAGTACGCCTCCATCCAGCGCGCGATCATCGCCGCCTCGCTCCCCGACACCAATGAGCGTCAGGGTGAGCTGAAGGAGAACGACCGGCTCTACGCCCTCTCCGCCCAGAAGGGCGAGCAGCAGGCGAAGACCACCTTCGGACTCGTCTACCAGGGCCGCACCGAGGAGCTCCTCGCCGGTCTGGGCGACAGCAACTCCGAGATCTCCACCGCCGACGGCTACTCCCGCCGTGTCCTGGCCAGCCAGGACGCGTTCCTCCGGGAGAAGAACCGCTCGTGGCTCGACTGGTACGACGCCGACGGCACCAAGCTCCAGGCCATGAAGGTCATCGAGCTGACGCTGCTCGAGGAGATGGAGCAGAAGGCCCGTGAGCTGAAGAACGAGGCCCAGCAGGACGCCATCATCAACGGTGCCCTGATCCTCCTCGTCCTCGGTGTCTCCCTCGTCGGCGCCTTCGTCATGGCCCGCTCGATGATCCGCTCGCTGCGCCGCCTGCAGGACACCGCCACGCGCGTCGCCCAGGACCGGCTGCCCGAGCTCGTCAAGCAGCTCTCGGAGTCCGACCCGCAGGACGTGGACACGACGGTGGAGTCCGTCGGTCTGCACACCCGCGACGAGATCGGCCAGGTGGCCGCGGCCTTCGACGACGTGCACCGCGAGGCCGTCCGCCTCGCCGCCGAGCAGGCCCTCCTGCGAGGCAACGTCAACGCGATGTTCACCAACCTCTCGCGTCGTTCGCAGGGCCTCATCCAGCGCCAGCTCTCGCTCATCTCCGAGCTGGAGTCGCGCGAGGCCGACCCGGACCAGCTGTCCTCGCTCTTCAAGCTCGACCACCTCGCGACCCGCATGCGCCGTAACGGTGAGAACCTCCTCGTCCTCGCGGGTGAGGAGCCGGGCCGCCGGTGGACCCGCCCCGTCCCGCTGGTCGACGTGCTCCGTGCCGCCGCCTCCGAGGTGGAGCAGTACGAGCGTGTCGAGCTGGCCTCGGTGCCCGGCACCGATGTCGCCGGCCGCGTGGTCAACGACCTCGTGCACGTCCTCGCCGAGCTGCTGGAGAACGCCACCTCGTTCTCCTCCCCGCAGACCAAGGTCAAGGTCACCGGTCACGCGCTGCCCGACGGGCGCGTGCTCGTCGAGATCCACGACACCGGTATCGGCCTCTCCCCCGAGGACCTCGCCGCGATCAACGAGCGACTCGCGTCGCCGCCGACCGTGGACGTCTCCGTCTCCCGCCGCATGGGCCTGTTCGTGGTCGGCCGCCTGTCCCTGCGACACGGCATCCGCATCCAGCTGCGCCCCTCCGACTCGGGTGGTACGACGGCCCTCGTCATGCTGCCGGTCGACGTCGCCCAGGGCGGCAAGAAGCCGGCTCCGATGCCGGGCCAGGGTGGTCAGGGCGGCCCCGGTGGCGCTCCGGGTGCTCCCGGTGCGCAGGGTGCCGTGGGCGGTGCGCCCGCGCGTCCATCCGTGGGCTCGGGCCCGCAGCGCGGTCAGGTCGCCGGTGGCGGCCAGCGCGCCGCTCTGCCGGGTCGCGACGGCGGCGCCGGTCAGCGTCCGCAGGGTCCGCAGGGCGGTCGCCCGCAGCAGGGTGGTCCCGGTGCTCCCGGTGGCCGTCCGCAGCAGGGTCCGACCACCGCGGGTCAGGGGCAGGGTGCCTTCGGTTCCGGTGCGCCGCTGCCGGCCCGCGGTCCGGTCGCCAGTGCCGGATTCGGTGGTGGCCCGCAGGCCCGTCCGGCTTCCGGTCCGACCGGATACCCGCAGGGCAACGGCTTCGAGCGTCCCCAGCAGCAGCCGCAGCAGGCGCAGCAGCAGCCCCAGCAGCCGACCGCTCCCGCGCCGCCGGCTCCGAACGGCCCGCGCCCGCAGCTCCCGCCGCGTGGTGGGGCTCCCCGTGCGGAGCTCCCCGGCCCGCAGGCCACCAGCTGGGGCAGCGACCAGGCCCGCGGTCACGACGAGCTCTCGGGCCCCGGCTCGACGGCCGAGTTCGCCCGCCCGGACTTCAACGCCCCGATGCCCCAGGCGGACGGCGGCAACAGCACGACCGGACAGTTCGAGCGTCCGGACGTGCGGGGTCCCATGAACCCGTCCACCACCGGTCAGTTCGAGCGCCCGGGCTACCAGCCCCAGCGTCCCGGCGGCCCCGGTGTCGGCGGTCACGCCCCGCAGCAGCCCCAGGCTCAGGCTCCGCAGGCCGGCAACGGGTACGCACCCGCGCCGGCCGCGCGCCCCGAGACCCCGCGGCTGCCGCAGGCCCACCGGCCGGAGGCCCTGCCCCCGGCCCCGAGCTCCGGCGACGCCCGTAGCCCGATCTTCGACACCCTGGAGTCGAACTGGTTCCGCGAGGAGGGGCAGCAGCCCCCCGCGCAGGGACCGGCCACGACCATCCCCCAGCAGGGTCAGCAGTCCGCTCCGGCAGCCCCGGCGCCTCAGCAGCAGCCGCTGCCGAAGCGCGGCCAGGAGCAGGCCGCGGAGTCCGCCACCACGGCGACCGGCACCACGCCGACCGTCAGCTGGCGGTCCTCGCCGAACGACGAACTGATGCGCCAGGCCGAACGCGTGCGTCAGCCCGCCGCAGGCGGCATCACGACCTCGGGCCTGCCCCGCCGGGTCCCGCGGGCGAACCTCGTGGCCGGCACCGCGCAGCAGCAGGCCGAGGCGCAGGCGGGTCCCCAGGTCTCGCGCGCCCCGGACGACGTCCGTGGCCGTCTGACCAACCTCCGACGCGGTATCCAGCAGGGCCGTCAGGCCGGCAACAACGGACCGGCGACCGGCAGTTACCACATCGACCCCACTTACCAGCAGGAGCGTTAG